In Amycolatopsis coloradensis, one genomic interval encodes:
- a CDS encoding GMC oxidoreductase: MSPLSRRGFLGFTALNSAAALGLTTISTAQAGESSPGFSTAVVVGTGYGAAVTALRLGEAGIPTVMLEMGKLWADPGPDGKVFCDMLRPDRRAAWFKNRTQAPLASFLWMDLANRDIKRYPGVLDRVDHGDMSVYVGRGVGGGSLVNGAMAVTPKRSYFEEILPGVDADEMYGKYFPLANRALGVNHIDPHWFETCRSYRYARVSRKAATRAGLKTVFVPSVYDFEYMKREEAGTVPRSALASEVIYGNNHGKRSLDKTYLAAALGTGNVTIKTLHQVRGITRQSDGTYVLTVHETAEDGAVVARKQLGAKYLFLGAGSLGSTELLVRARETGTLPGLNDEVGRGWGTNGNVMLGRANHAWDLGGSLQSGMPALGIDAWDDPVNPVFAEVAPVPAGVETWLSLYLAITKNPERGHFTYDATADSVRLRWDAAQGKPSIDAAKSLFDKVNRANRTIYRSDLFGDTRSFENRFTYHPLGGLVLGEATDLYGRVKGYRNLYVTDGSLIPGSTGVNPFVTITALAERNVERVLSEDVAR, from the coding sequence ATGTCCCCACTGTCGCGCCGCGGGTTCCTCGGGTTCACCGCGCTCAACTCCGCCGCCGCCCTCGGGCTCACCACGATTTCCACCGCACAGGCCGGAGAATCGTCGCCGGGCTTCTCGACGGCCGTGGTCGTCGGCACCGGGTACGGCGCCGCGGTGACCGCGCTCCGGCTCGGCGAAGCCGGGATTCCCACGGTCATGCTCGAAATGGGCAAACTGTGGGCCGACCCCGGTCCCGACGGCAAGGTCTTCTGCGACATGCTCCGGCCGGACCGGCGGGCCGCGTGGTTCAAGAATCGCACGCAGGCCCCGCTCGCGTCGTTTCTCTGGATGGACCTGGCGAACCGGGACATCAAGCGGTACCCCGGTGTGCTCGACAGGGTGGACCACGGCGACATGTCCGTCTACGTCGGACGGGGCGTCGGCGGCGGTTCGCTGGTCAACGGCGCGATGGCCGTGACGCCGAAGCGGTCGTACTTCGAGGAGATCCTGCCCGGCGTCGACGCGGACGAGATGTACGGGAAGTACTTTCCCCTGGCCAACCGGGCCCTCGGCGTGAACCACATCGACCCGCACTGGTTCGAAACCTGCCGTTCCTACCGCTACGCGAGGGTTTCCCGGAAGGCCGCGACGCGGGCAGGCCTCAAGACGGTGTTCGTGCCCAGCGTTTACGACTTCGAATACATGAAACGGGAAGAAGCGGGCACGGTACCGAGGTCGGCCCTCGCGTCCGAGGTCATCTACGGCAACAACCACGGCAAACGTTCCCTCGACAAGACCTACCTCGCGGCCGCGCTGGGCACCGGGAACGTGACCATCAAGACACTGCACCAGGTCCGGGGGATCACCCGGCAGAGCGACGGCACGTACGTCCTCACCGTGCACGAAACCGCCGAGGACGGCGCGGTCGTCGCGAGGAAACAACTCGGCGCGAAGTATCTGTTCCTCGGCGCCGGTAGCCTCGGTTCGACGGAACTGCTCGTGCGGGCGCGGGAAACCGGGACGCTGCCCGGACTGAACGACGAGGTCGGCCGCGGCTGGGGCACCAACGGCAACGTGATGCTGGGCCGCGCCAACCACGCGTGGGATCTCGGCGGATCGCTGCAGTCGGGGATGCCCGCGCTCGGCATCGACGCGTGGGACGACCCGGTGAACCCGGTCTTCGCCGAGGTCGCGCCGGTGCCTGCCGGGGTCGAGACCTGGCTGAGCCTCTACCTGGCGATCACGAAGAACCCCGAACGCGGCCACTTCACCTATGACGCCACCGCCGACTCCGTGCGGCTGCGCTGGGACGCCGCGCAGGGGAAGCCGTCGATCGACGCGGCGAAGTCGTTGTTCGACAAGGTCAACCGGGCGAATCGCACGATCTACCGCAGTGACCTGTTCGGGGATACGCGGTCGTTCGAGAACCGGTTCACCTATCACCCGCTGGGTGGATTGGTGCTGGGTGAGGCCACCGACCTGTACGGCCGGGTGAAGGGCTATCGGAATCTCTACGTCACCGACGGGTCGCTGATCCCGGGCAGTACCGGCGTGAACCCCTTCGTGACGATCACCGCGCTGGCGGAACGGAACGTCGAACGGGTGCTGAGCGAGGACGTGGCGCGCTAG
- a CDS encoding dTDP-4-dehydrorhamnose 3,5-epimerase family protein: protein MQARRLSIPDCFEFTPRVFPDHRGLFVAPYQEQAFADAVGHRFRFGQANTSVSRRGAIRGVHFADTPPGQAKYVYCPRGALLDIIVDLRVGSPTFGESASVLLDSAEYKAVYIPEGLGHAFVALEEDTVMTYFCSEPYNPVGEHGVNPMDADLALPWPQEIEPVLSEKDTTAPYLKEALEQGVLPRYEDCVAYYEKLRAEN, encoded by the coding sequence ATGCAAGCCAGGCGCCTCAGCATCCCCGACTGTTTCGAGTTCACCCCGCGGGTTTTCCCCGATCACCGCGGCCTGTTCGTGGCGCCTTACCAGGAACAGGCGTTCGCCGACGCGGTCGGGCACCGCTTTCGCTTTGGCCAGGCCAACACCAGCGTCTCCCGGCGCGGCGCGATCCGCGGCGTGCACTTCGCGGACACCCCGCCAGGACAGGCGAAATACGTGTACTGCCCGCGAGGTGCGCTGCTCGACATCATCGTGGACCTCCGGGTCGGCTCGCCCACCTTCGGCGAATCGGCCTCCGTGCTGCTCGACAGCGCCGAGTACAAAGCGGTCTACATCCCCGAAGGCCTCGGCCATGCCTTCGTAGCACTCGAAGAAGACACGGTCATGACGTACTTCTGCTCCGAGCCGTACAACCCGGTGGGCGAGCACGGCGTCAACCCGATGGACGCGGATCTCGCGCTCCCCTGGCCCCAGGAGATCGAACCCGTGTTGTCCGAAAAGGACACCACGGCGCCCTACCTGAAAGAGGCCTTGGAGCAGGGAGTGCTTCCTCGGTACGAAGATTGCGTGGCCTACTACGAAAAGTTGCGGGCCGAGAACTGA
- a CDS encoding NAD(P)-dependent malic enzyme, whose amino-acid sequence MTGTTMTTPVTDTEIFEGHEGGKLSVAATRPISSPRDLSVAYTPGVAKVSRAIAEDAAKAKRYTWADRLVVVVSDGTAVLGLGDIGASASLPVMEGKSVLFKTFGGLDSIPLVLDTTDVDEIIETLVRLRPSFGAVNLEDISAPRCFELEDRLKEALDCPVMHDDQHGTAIVTLAALRGANQVLGKDISGQRVVVSGAGAAGVACARILQNAGVADVTVLDSRGIIHEGREGLNPIKQKLAETTNTAGLRGGLGEALKGADVFLGLSGATIDETLLAGMADDAIVFALSNPDPEVHPVVASRYAKIVATGRSDFPNQINNVLAFPGVFRGALDSGARAITENMKLAAAEAIFAVAQDDLGPDRIVPSPLDPRVAPEVAAAVAKAAEADGVV is encoded by the coding sequence ATGACGGGAACCACGATGACCACGCCAGTGACGGACACCGAGATCTTCGAGGGCCACGAGGGCGGCAAGCTCTCCGTGGCCGCGACGCGCCCGATCTCCTCGCCCCGTGACCTTTCGGTCGCGTACACGCCTGGCGTGGCGAAGGTGAGCCGCGCGATCGCCGAGGACGCGGCCAAGGCGAAGCGGTACACGTGGGCGGACAGGCTGGTCGTGGTGGTCAGTGACGGTACGGCGGTGCTCGGCCTCGGTGACATCGGCGCGAGCGCCTCGCTGCCGGTCATGGAGGGCAAGTCGGTCCTGTTCAAGACCTTTGGCGGGCTCGACTCGATCCCGCTGGTGCTCGACACGACCGACGTCGACGAGATCATCGAGACCCTGGTCCGGCTGCGCCCGTCGTTCGGCGCGGTGAACCTGGAGGACATCTCGGCGCCGCGCTGCTTCGAGCTGGAGGACCGGCTCAAGGAGGCCCTCGACTGCCCGGTCATGCACGACGACCAGCACGGCACGGCGATCGTCACGCTGGCCGCGCTGCGCGGGGCGAACCAGGTCCTCGGCAAGGACATCTCCGGCCAGCGCGTGGTCGTCTCGGGAGCGGGCGCGGCGGGTGTGGCCTGCGCCAGGATCCTGCAGAACGCCGGCGTCGCGGACGTCACCGTGCTCGACTCGCGCGGCATCATCCACGAGGGTCGCGAAGGCCTGAACCCGATCAAGCAGAAGCTCGCCGAGACCACGAACACGGCCGGTCTGCGCGGCGGCCTCGGCGAGGCGCTGAAGGGCGCCGACGTCTTCCTCGGCCTGTCCGGGGCGACCATCGACGAGACCCTGCTGGCCGGGATGGCCGACGACGCGATCGTGTTCGCGCTGTCCAATCCCGACCCGGAGGTTCACCCGGTCGTGGCGTCGCGGTACGCCAAGATCGTGGCGACCGGGCGCAGCGACTTCCCGAATCAGATCAACAACGTGCTGGCGTTCCCCGGCGTCTTCCGCGGCGCGCTGGACTCCGGCGCGCGGGCGATCACGGAGAACATGAAGCTGGCCGCGGCCGAAGCGATCTTCGCCGTGGCGCAGGACGACCTCGGCCCGGACCGGATCGTCCCGAGCCCGCTGGACCCGCGTGTCGCGCCCGAGGTGGCCGCCGCGGTCGCGAAGGCCGCCGAGGCCGACGGCGTGGTGTGA
- a CDS encoding bis-aminopropyl spermidine synthase family protein: MSSSVDDVLAAHGVHVRPLHQVISLLRTDWRDLGELVRISTAPRRSVEDVLNALGDDLERNESRFRLTPAAREKYARFAARDRKSDPDLLKTITSYVENVPAPLAALDHVQATPETVLNRALWLDERYDLGTAKLLFLGDHDLTSLAVRALRPDADLTVVDLDDRVLAYIDELGERSIRTLHTDLRVGLPPSVTGRMDLVFSDPPYTPEGMGLFAARGVQALTEPSDGRLLLAYGYSPRHPALGAQVQRALATLGLTFEAILPDFNRYFGAQAIGSAADLYVCQPTAKSKKNRGGKGKAAIYTHGPQSVESAGAAKPSLLDKLHEIATEGGLALESRPVDWSGSGPEGDAVAMDLSADPGPWLLRTLLGTNARRLALLVPNSHPDLTNAEAQAALNRLIGAKYKLRLLRSTPDNRHAIVVADAVDHQEELLTRAHARLANVSLDVPPDLTDARLIDLPRHRLAELLG; this comes from the coding sequence GTGAGTTCCTCCGTCGATGACGTCCTCGCGGCGCACGGTGTCCACGTGCGACCGCTCCATCAGGTGATTTCCCTGCTCCGGACGGATTGGCGTGACCTCGGCGAACTGGTCCGGATCAGCACCGCGCCACGCCGGAGTGTCGAAGACGTCCTGAACGCGCTCGGCGACGACCTCGAGCGGAACGAGTCCCGCTTCCGGCTGACCCCCGCCGCGCGCGAGAAGTACGCGCGCTTCGCGGCACGGGACCGGAAATCCGACCCCGACCTGCTGAAGACCATCACCAGCTACGTCGAGAACGTGCCCGCGCCGCTGGCCGCGCTGGACCACGTGCAGGCGACGCCGGAAACGGTGCTGAACCGGGCGCTGTGGCTGGACGAGCGGTACGACCTCGGCACGGCGAAGCTGCTGTTCCTCGGCGACCACGACCTCACTTCGCTGGCCGTGCGCGCGTTGCGGCCCGACGCGGACCTCACCGTCGTCGACCTCGACGATCGTGTTCTCGCCTACATCGACGAACTCGGCGAGCGGTCCATCCGCACCCTGCACACGGATCTGCGCGTCGGCCTCCCACCCTCGGTAACCGGGCGGATGGATCTCGTGTTCAGTGATCCGCCTTACACCCCCGAAGGAATGGGGTTGTTCGCGGCGCGCGGGGTGCAGGCGCTCACCGAACCCTCGGACGGACGACTGCTGCTCGCGTACGGCTACAGCCCCCGGCATCCCGCGCTGGGCGCGCAGGTGCAACGGGCGCTCGCGACGCTCGGGCTGACCTTCGAGGCGATCCTGCCGGACTTCAACCGGTACTTCGGCGCGCAGGCGATCGGGAGCGCGGCGGACCTCTACGTCTGTCAGCCGACCGCGAAGTCGAAGAAGAACCGCGGCGGCAAGGGGAAGGCGGCGATCTACACGCACGGCCCGCAGTCGGTGGAATCCGCCGGTGCGGCAAAGCCGTCACTGCTGGACAAGCTGCACGAGATCGCCACCGAAGGCGGGCTGGCGCTCGAGTCGCGTCCGGTCGACTGGTCCGGCTCCGGCCCGGAGGGCGACGCGGTCGCGATGGACCTTTCGGCCGACCCCGGCCCGTGGCTGCTGCGGACCCTGCTGGGCACCAACGCGCGAAGGCTGGCGCTGCTGGTCCCGAATTCGCATCCCGACCTGACGAACGCCGAGGCGCAGGCCGCGCTGAACCGGCTGATCGGCGCGAAGTACAAGCTGCGGCTGTTGCGGAGCACCCCGGACAACCGGCACGCCATCGTCGTCGCGGACGCCGTCGACCACCAGGAAGAACTGCTGACCCGGGCGCACGCGCGGCTCGCGAACGTCTCGCTCGACGTGCCGCCGGACCTGACGGACGCGCGGCTGATCGACCTGCCGCGGCACCGGCTGGCCGAACTGCTCGGCTGA
- a CDS encoding ABC transporter ATP-binding protein produces the protein MTIEFRGVTKRYPDGTVAVDDLNLTVEDGTITVFVGPSGCGKTTSLRMINRMVEPTSGTVLLDGEDVSDGDPALLRRGIGYVIQHAGLFPHRTVLDNVATVPLLSGWDKGKARKRAAELLETVGLPAEFGKRYPAQLSGGQQQRVGVARALAADSPVLLMDEPFSAVDPIVREELQDELLRLQSQLGKTIVFVTHDIDEAVRLGDKIAVLRVGGVLAQYGTPSDVLRHPVDDFVASFVGKDRGYRGLSFLSADGIVVEEVKRVEVGKPAPGPSDDWQVAVNAEGQPRGWLRPGSTVDGELAETDLVAGGSLYVQGAPIRGALDAALSSPASLGVVVDADQKVLGVVRAQQVLEVIEAPSLSS, from the coding sequence GTGACTATCGAGTTCCGTGGCGTGACCAAGCGGTATCCGGACGGGACGGTCGCGGTCGACGACCTGAACCTCACCGTGGAGGATGGCACCATCACCGTCTTCGTCGGGCCGTCCGGCTGCGGCAAGACCACGTCGCTGCGGATGATCAACCGGATGGTGGAGCCGACTTCGGGCACGGTGCTGCTCGACGGCGAGGACGTCAGCGACGGCGACCCGGCGTTGCTGCGCCGCGGCATCGGCTACGTCATCCAGCACGCCGGCCTCTTTCCACACAGGACGGTGCTGGACAACGTCGCCACCGTGCCGCTGCTGTCCGGCTGGGACAAGGGCAAGGCGCGCAAACGCGCGGCCGAGCTGCTCGAAACCGTCGGCCTGCCCGCGGAGTTCGGGAAGCGGTACCCCGCACAGCTTTCCGGTGGCCAGCAGCAGCGCGTCGGCGTCGCCAGGGCGCTCGCGGCGGATTCGCCGGTGCTGCTGATGGACGAGCCGTTCTCCGCCGTCGACCCGATCGTCCGCGAGGAACTGCAGGACGAATTGCTGCGTCTTCAATCGCAGCTGGGGAAGACGATCGTGTTCGTCACCCACGACATCGACGAGGCCGTGCGGCTGGGCGACAAGATCGCGGTGCTCCGCGTCGGCGGGGTGCTCGCGCAGTACGGCACGCCTTCGGACGTGTTGCGCCATCCCGTCGACGACTTCGTCGCGTCCTTCGTGGGCAAGGATCGCGGTTACCGCGGGCTGTCCTTCCTGTCGGCGGACGGGATCGTCGTCGAAGAGGTCAAGCGGGTCGAGGTCGGCAAGCCCGCCCCCGGGCCGTCCGACGACTGGCAGGTCGCGGTCAACGCCGAGGGCCAGCCTCGCGGCTGGCTGCGTCCTGGGTCCACTGTGGATGGTGAGCTCGCGGAGACCGATCTCGTCGCGGGCGGATCCTTGTACGTCCAGGGTGCGCCGATCCGGGGCGCGCTCGACGCCGCGCTTTCGTCGCCCGCGAGCCTCGGTGTCGTGGTCGACGCCGACCAGAAGGTCCTCGGCGTGGTCAGAGCCCAGCAAGTCCTCGAGGTGATCGAAGCGCCGTCGCTGAGTTCCTGA
- a CDS encoding ABC transporter permease: MGDFFAELGRYLGSANNRSQFFGDLLDHIYLSLVPLALGLVIAVLAGWLGHRYRAVCNVLLVVSNLLYTIPSLALFVVIPGIIGSKILDSVNVIVALTVYTAALLVRPVLDALDAVPPHVVAAATAIGYKPARRFLAVELPLSVPVLAAGVRVASVSNISLVSVGALIGTGGLGVLFTDGFQREYFSPIVVGIVATLLLALIVDLVLVQLRNLLTPWDRVATKAGAK; the protein is encoded by the coding sequence ATGGGGGACTTCTTCGCGGAGCTCGGCCGCTACCTGGGCAGCGCCAACAACCGGTCGCAGTTCTTCGGCGACCTGCTCGACCACATCTATCTTTCGCTGGTCCCGCTGGCGCTGGGCCTGGTGATCGCGGTGCTGGCGGGCTGGCTCGGCCATCGCTACCGGGCCGTGTGCAACGTACTGCTCGTGGTGTCGAACCTGCTGTACACGATCCCGTCACTCGCCCTGTTCGTGGTGATCCCGGGCATCATCGGTTCGAAGATCCTCGACAGCGTCAACGTCATCGTCGCGCTCACCGTCTACACCGCCGCCCTGCTCGTGCGCCCGGTGCTGGACGCGCTCGACGCCGTCCCGCCGCACGTCGTCGCCGCGGCCACGGCGATCGGCTACAAACCCGCGCGCCGCTTCCTCGCCGTCGAGCTGCCGCTTTCGGTGCCGGTGCTCGCGGCGGGCGTCCGGGTGGCTTCGGTCAGCAACATCAGCCTGGTCAGTGTCGGCGCGCTGATCGGCACAGGCGGGCTCGGCGTGTTGTTCACCGACGGTTTCCAGCGCGAGTACTTCTCGCCGATCGTCGTCGGGATCGTCGCGACCCTGCTGCTCGCGCTGATCGTGGACCTGGTGCTGGTCCAGCTCCGCAATCTCCTCACACCCTGGGACCGGGTGGCGACCAAGGCGGGGGCGAAATGA